The stretch of DNA taattattataatttaataataatttattgataTTGATAGTATTAAATTGTTTGTTAATCAAGGTTGAAAAGAGAGTGCTTGGAGGGGAGGAAAGTCTAAATTCTAAAAAAGTGTTAAGTAATCTTTTGTGAGCCGACTCGTTTTGGGTTGCTTTTATAGCGTTCATCACTCCCCTCACTTTTTTTCCCTTCGTTCACACCCGCCTTTTTCGGCCATTCCGATCACCGCTTTCTCTCTCCAACCAATATGCGTGTATATATATCAAAGCCCTCAAAGTTAATCTAATAAGCATTGGGTTGAAGGAAAGAACAAAATGATCACTAGGCTTTTTGGGTTTCTTGCACTTTACTGAAAGCACATACGtatatgaatgaatgaatgaatgaatgaatgatgtGAATAGACCAGAGGGGGAGATGGTGAAGGGTTACTCGTTCTTTGCTCTCTTCTTTGCCGTCGCCATTTGCATCAGTTCAAACACAGCTGATTCTGTGCGCTCCGGAGACCCTTTCGCCGCCGTTCTTGGTAAACTCATAACAGAGACTGATTTCTtgaaaatttcttgaaaattcttgAAAATTCTGTAGCCTGTTTGAATGATTTCTTGGTTTCCCCTTCTGGGTATTTGATGTTTTTTGTAGTTGTTTTTACTCTAATGTAATATCGATTGGTAATTGAAATGGAAATTGGCGCTCACTTTGAAAATGGGTTCTTGAAATGGTGTGAAGTTAGATGAGTTTTGATCTTGGGGTGCTATTTTTGGCAATCAAAGTTTTGATCTTTTGcttaaaaatggaaaattacTTCCTCGATTTTCTCACTGCAATTGCGTGCTAGTAATTTCTACTTCTACAAACGAATTGGTTTCCAGTTTCCTGGTTGTTGTATAGTACAGAAGTTGGATTAGGAAATGCACTACTCAGTAACACTCTTAATAAGCtagttatacaaaaaaaaaagaaatataatcttGATATTTTACTGTACAACAACTACTAAATGTAGAATTTTTGTGTGATTTGTTGCTCTAATTGCTTAGTAAAAAACTtatgtattacggagtattttttattGTACAACAACTACTGAATGTAGAAGTTTTGTGTGATTTGTTGCTCTAATTGTTTGGTAAAAAACTTATGTACTGTCGAATGTAGAAgttaaagataatttttttttttggaactttGGATTGTTGATGATCAGATCATTAATGTGATATTTGTGTTAATTATGTGGAGAAAATGCAGGCAAGGAGAACTTTGGGTCTTGGACAGATGGGGTACTGAATGCAGACTTGGCGCAGGCACCGGGACCTGCCAATGAGGGACTTACTTCCACGCTTGTATTGGCGGGGAATAGGACAAAGCGGCCAGACATTCTTGCTAGGTTTCGCAAATACAGAGGTGGATGGGATATTGCAAATAAACACTACTGGGCTGTAAGTTCTTTCCACTTTTTATTCTCTCCAGGTTGCGTTAGCTATGGTGTGTTGTGTGTTTGTGTTAAAATGCGTATCTGATATCTGATATCTGCTATGCTCGCTTGCCTAGATTGTTTCCTGTTAGGATTTGGCCATGATTGAAATCACTTAATGGTTTGAACTTACTGCATTACTTATTGATTTCCCATTGGATAGGGCGGGGAAGATAGCCCTTTTCCCTCCTACTTGCACCATTTGCACTCTTATCTTTGGCACGCATTTACAAACTAGAATTTACTAGACAATTAACGTTTTTGAGAAGGTGCTTCACCATTTTAAGGCACCATCTTTTTCTTGTTGGTTGAATGTTCAAAGCAAAAAGTTGAGCAAGGCATACTTATTATGCATGGTTGTATCTGCAGTCGGTTGGGTTTACAGGTGCGGCTGGCTTCATTCTTTCGGTGGTATGGTTTGTTTCTTTCGGCTTGGCCCTCGTGGTACATCATTGCATTGGATGGAGCATTAATATCAAGGGCACGGAATCACACTGCTCGGAAAGGATTTGCCTAATCGTGCTTATCGTCTTGACTTGCACTGCAGCGTAATAATTCAATACAACTTAGATTGGATGCACATTCCTAATCGTGCTTATCTATCTTACCTAATTCCCTGTATCTCTACAGGATTGGATGCATTCTTCTTTCTGTTGGACAGGATAAATTTCATGTTGAATCTTTGGATACTCTCAAATTTGTTGTGAACCAATCGGACTATACTGTGCTGACGTTGAGAAATGTGACGGAATACTTGACGCTTGCAAAAACAGTTAAAGTGGCCCAGATATTCCTCCCGTCAAATGTAATGGATGATATTGACCGGTTGAACGAAGACTTAAACGATGCGGCAGATATGCTCGAGGAAAAAACAAATGATAACTCAGACAGAATAAGAGGCGTCTTCAATGTTGTGTATGATATTATTACATATTGCGGGCGTAAATTCttaaattgttttgattttatttaaacATCTAATTTTGATAATCACATAAACCTTTTTGCAGTCGCACGTCATTGATCACAGTTGCAGCAGTGATGCTTATCATTTCTCTTCTTGGTCTTTGTATGTATATTACGACGTATTAAATACTCCTCGATTACAAACTTCCCCGCTCGCCAATTGACCATACTATGTATCTTGACTAATGTGCATCATACTTTCTTGCAGGCCTATCTATCCGAGGCCATAAACACACGATTCATATGTATGCTTCTCCCTTCATTTCTCATGATAATCAGTTCTGACACAGttcataaaattacattttttttttgcctttacCTCTTTTTTTCTGCTTTAGCGGGGAAAGTGGAAAAGGCAAAGGGTGTGTCTATCTGGCTTTCAATTGTCTTACGGCTGATTATACTTGGTGCAGATTCATCATTAGTGGATGGTTGCTAGTTTCGGTTACATTCATTCTCTGTGGAGTTTTTGTCGTCATTGACAAGTaagaattcaaaattttagTAGATTTTGATTTCTCATTGAAAGAGTGTTTTAGTAGATAACATTTATCGTTGATAACTATGGTGAATATTGTGGGTTTCAGCGCAATTTCCGACACTTGTGTAGCCATGGGAGAATGGGTGGACAATCCTCATGCAGAAACTGCTCTTAGCAACATCCTGCCTTGTGTTGACCAGAGAACCACAAACCGGACACTGGTCAAGAGCAAACAAATCGTCGTTGACATTGTAAACATCGTCAATGGATTTATAGACACCTACGCTAATTCGAATCCAACTGATCCACACAACTCTATTTATTACAATCAATCTGGACCGTTGATGCCTCATCTTTGCTATCCTTATGACTCCCAGCTGCACGATCTTCCTTGTTTCGAGCAAGAGCTTTCTATGGAAAACTCCTCATCGGTAAGTGGTCTGCctactgttttatttttttgctccAAAGGTTataatgaactttttttttgagtactactaattctgttacaatgtagtatctgttcataacctactgaagcacaaggagtcaatatcgcctccactgaggctcgatccacccccttccatatgggaatgcaaccgggtgccactagacaaCAAAAATGCTAATTCCTCTTTTCCATATGAAAAATTGTTAGGTTTGGCAGAAGTACACGTGCAACGTGTCAGCCACCGGTTTCTGCAGCAGCGTAGGGAGGCTGACACCCGACATGTATGGACAGCTCGTTGCAGCGGTGAACATCAGCTACGCGCTCCAACATTACGCCCCGCCAATGCTGAACCTGCAGAACTGCAATTTTGTACGTGACACCTTCCGGAACATCACCTCCCACCACTGCCCGCCATTGGAACACCACCTCAGAACCGTGAACGCAGGGCTGGCATTGATCTCGGTGGGCGTCATGCTCAGCCTTGCACTTTGGATGATATATGCAAACCGCCCCCAAAGGGAGGAAGCGTTTGCGAAGCTCTTCTTCAAGAAAAATAGGGCGCCGCCATGTTAAAGAAAGGAAAGGCCGCGATTTTAGCAACCGAAGTGCCATGGCTTTAGAGTTGTAGACAGCATATAGTATCAAGATTAGGTTACAGGGAATAATGTTATGGCATAGGATCTGTGTTTGATTGATCTCTTGCATGCCAGGCTCTAGAATGGGGCGAAGCACCATTGTTGAGTTTGAGGGCTAGGAGCCAATTTATTCATCTACACTGGTTGTAACGTGTATATAGAATACAGACTAAATTTTGTTCTTCATCTGATTTACTTTGTGCAATTTAACTTCTTTGTGAAAATTTGGTCAGACAGTACCAAATCAGATATTGAGACATCTTGGAAGCTTTCTTGACTaagtaatactccgtataaggCAAGAAGCAAGCTATCCTTCTAGTGCAAGCTCTATTTATAAATAACCAAGGTCAATAATCTTTGTGGTGTGACACGAATTAACTCTTTCAAATAAGAAGTCATAACTCTTTTCAATAAGAAGTCATGGAGAGTCAGTAGAACTTACTACAAAAATCAAGGAAACTGTTTGACGTGGCATCACCCAaggtagggatggcaattttaATCTCCCAAATTCACCCACATGAACTCAAATTTTATGTACAGAAACAATCTGGAACCTCGCctgacccatatatatatatatatatatatatatatatatatattagtaaaataaatatttgtatgtAGTTAATtggaaaatactacttgtactcccaacttttactctctCACACAAATCTTGGATGTAGACAATTCTTCTCAAACCCACAAGATGGAAATGTCTTATCCATTCTCGCCACATCAGGGAGTATAATTGACAAAGTAGAATTCAAGAgtctcattaatttttttttttaatattattgaccctattacatgtagtatctgtccatatactttctcaacctattgaagcccaacaaagtcaacattgccccactgaggctcgaacccatgacctcccacttagGAGAATCACTTCATCCCAAGAGTCTCATTAATAGAgctatagttaattataaagtTTCTAGAACTTTTACTAACTTTTTTATTGTACTTAGTTCTAAACTAataagtttatttaaatttaaaaaaatttactccatAACAATttagtgaattttattattttattatgtgtaagtaatttaagtactattaaacaaaaattgatttgataacAAGTGGTTGATACCCGTAGTGGGCACTCGCACCCGATGGAGCGAGAGTGGATTTTGAAAAAGTTCACCCATTGTGAGTCAGGGTTGGGGTGggtagagaaaatataatatgggTCGGCTGATGGATGTTGCTCTTCCCGTCCCATTGTCATCCTAAGGcaaaggcaaattattctgtggacccgcGTCCAAAACGGCGTAGATACACAATTTACCTACTAAATGCTAACAATTTACCtgttaaaaattcacaatttgtacatatatgtaattgatcACCTTACTTTGTATTTACATGTTCCTTTCAAATACTacagtcaattccaatactaaaaatacacaatttaatctttttaaaattcagTACAATCATGCATTCACAAATTCCCTTCTACAActgttatgtgttttgacttagaaactcaatttacattctgaaaatttacaatttcaatactaaaaacACGCAATTCTATATTGTTTAGACTAGGGTCCActccatgatataacaactgCATCCCTAATCCATTGATGTGCACTAAGTTAGCCTAGATTACCCAAGTTGATTGGCCCAAACTAAAAGGGTTAGGACTTAAACTCGTGACATTGTggttataagtttatattcttagCTATCTTGATTGAGGTTACCCATGCAACGTctattcattgtttatttttaccAAGCTAGGCTTGTTAGCTTTCACGGCTTTTGTTTAACTAGGGTTCGAATTCCTGTTATATTGATAGGCATTTTCACTATTTGACAATGTCTTCTCTAATTGGTTAATTTCATTTCTCCgatttgaaatttcaaagtcCATCCAATTACAACTTCAAACATTACTGattgatttgattaaaaatcTTAACAGATAAATTAAGAGAAAGAGTAAAAGCGCTATTTTGTTAACTTGATGACTAAAAATGGTGACAACCATAATATATAGGAACATAATTCTTAGTACCAAAAGTTCAATTTTTGCATCGAGAAATATGCAAGATTCAATCCGGCTACATAGCGCAGTGGATTAGCGCGTCTGACTTCGGATCAGAAGGTCGTGGGTTCGACTCCCACTGTGGTCAttggtcaaaaaaaaaatgtcttatGTGTGGAGTAGTTGGATTACGATTATATGCTCTTACCCAATGATCTGCTTTAGCAGCAAACTTTTGCCTCTGAACAACAATGGAGTCGAAAGGTAGATTTACAATTTACCTCACCTCGTCTAGCTACACTTGAGCAAAAATTATGAGGCTTAGGATTATCCTTATGTAAATAGAAATTTAATGtatgaaaacaaaaagtaaaaatccTAAAATTAAGGCAGAAAAGACAAGATCAGAGTCAAGTCCAAAGTCTTCACAATTTATCTTCTCTAATTGGTTAATTTCATTTCTCAAATCCAAAATTCCAAgtctatattaaaaattttgacagATATATTAACAGAAAGAGCAAAAGCCCTATTTTGTTAACAACTTGATGACTAAAAATGGTGACAGGAATATAATTCGCTAGTACTAAAAACTCAATTTTTGCATTGAAAAATATGCAAGATTCAATTTGGCTGCATAGCGCAGTGGATTAGCGCGTCTGACTTCGGATCAGAAGGTCGTAAAACTATTTGAGTAACATTAAATAATAGACACCATTTGTCCTAAAATTATTTGATAGCATTAAATATGGTTACGTGCGAGACTAGTTCAAGTGGTGAACACATCCGTGGTAAAATTCGTATTATGTTCTTCaagtacaaaataaaataaatttattttttggatcCAAGGAAATGAGATACCCTAATGGTATGTTTagcattatttttcatttttcatatgtaaaattgtttttccaattcaacaaacaatttgaaaaatatattttttttttcaaatacaaaaaCACGCATAACGTTATTTATAGTCACTATTACCTACCAACTTCCACTTTACTCGTCTATCTACTTATCTTATCTATGCCCCACCTATGTGTACATATCTACCAACATTTATTTACCTACAAACTTCTACTTCACCTATTTACCTATGTATCTCATTTACCCACCCACCTATATATATGCCTCTACTACCTCCTGCCTACCTATTACCTACATACAAACTTCACCTATATATACGGAGTGCTATCTATTCATTTCATCTACCCACCCACCTATCTCATCACCTGCTCTAAAGTTACTACTCCAATGACAAGGGGTCGGGAGATGAATTCCTTATGCATAGAGTCAATAACAAGAATTGACTGGGAGACTACTAAACAACTAACAATTTATCTTACCTCCTCCAATTACACCTGAACAAAAACTCTTAGGCTTAGGATTAATCGTCTAAGGTAAAtagaaatttaatatatataaagaaaagtaaaaagcCTAAAATTAAGGCAGAAAAGACAAGACTGAAGTCCAAATTAAAGTCTTGACAATCTGTCTTCTCTAACTGGTTAATTTCATTTCTCCCCTCTGGAATTCCAAAGTCCATCCTCCATTCACAACTTAGCTTCAAACTTCACTGTTTGTTTTGATTAAATTTACTCTCACTTTGATCGATGGCTTCTCCGACTCTTCTGCTGCTCTTCACTGCCACTTTGCTTCTTTCATCCTATGGCTATGGGTATGGGGCATCTGAATCAGTTTCATCGGCCGTTGACTTGACCGCCGTTGACTTCGACGCCGTCCTCCGAGACACTCCGGCCACCCACGCCATCGTTCAGTTTTACGCTCACTGGTCAGTAACATAGGGAGTATAAAAAAAGCCATATatgtaataatatttaaattattaaataaagagCTGAATTCACTTTAAAAAGAATTTCTTTCACTCATC from Ipomoea triloba cultivar NCNSP0323 chromosome 7, ASM357664v1 encodes:
- the LOC116026328 gene encoding uncharacterized protein LOC116026328, whose product is MNDVNRPEGEMVKGYSFFALFFAVAICISSNTADSVRSGDPFAAVLGKENFGSWTDGVLNADLAQAPGPANEGLTSTLVLAGNRTKRPDILARFRKYRGGWDIANKHYWASVGFTGAAGFILSVVWFVSFGLALVVHHCIGWSINIKGTESHCSERICLIVLIVLTCTAAIGCILLSVGQDKFHVESLDTLKFVVNQSDYTVLTLRNVTEYLTLAKTVKVAQIFLPSNVMDDIDRLNEDLNDAADMLEEKTNDNSDRIRGVFNVVRTSLITVAAVMLIISLLGLCLSIRGHKHTIHIFIISGWLLVSVTFILCGVFVVIDNAISDTCVAMGEWVDNPHAETALSNILPCVDQRTTNRTLVKSKQIVVDIVNIVNGFIDTYANSNPTDPHNSIYYNQSGPLMPHLCYPYDSQLHDLPCFEQELSMENSSSVWQKYTCNVSATGFCSSVGRLTPDMYGQLVAAVNISYALQHYAPPMLNLQNCNFVRDTFRNITSHHCPPLEHHLRTVNAGLALISVGVMLSLALWMIYANRPQREEAFAKLFFKKNRAPPC